In a genomic window of Borrelia maritima:
- the spoT gene encoding guanosine-3',5'-bis(diphosphate) 3'-pyrophosphohydrolase encodes MIQAYEIAHLIKINDLEKARNIFKKTVENTYKDEFEVQNIFKALEIAEQLHYGQYRESGEPYIIHPIMVALFLAKFQLDFKATIAGLLHDVLEDTNIEKEEIVKEFDEEILSLIDGVTKIHDLHNKTRSIKEANTISKMFFAMTHDIRIIIIKLADKLHNMTTLSYLPKNRQDRIAKDCLSTYVPIAERLGISSLKTYLEDLSFKHLYPKDYKEIKNFLSETKIEREKKLYKGKLSIEKELQKSGIEAEITVRSKHFYSIFRKMQTRTNKLTQIFDTLGIRIICKKQKECYEILEIVHRVWKPIPGRLKDYIASPKENKYQSLHTTVRIPEDNQLIEIQIRTEEMDRIANYGVAAHWIYKEQIELKTDDLSFINRIKKWQQESANKSQYSMNDIHKELLNTFIYVYTPEGEVVELPFGSNSIDFAYIIHTDIGDQALYAKINGKISSITKPLKNEQIVEIFTSKDSKPDVIWLNSVRTKKARSKIRSWLNKNDNTIFVDNNIIAYLVGANKEQRKLFSLFKSYTKTKIKRIAIDPECSPTTGEDIIGIIHKDEIIVHNENCQKLKSYKQNQLIEVEWEATPTRKVHHIILLLKELKGIFSYLENIFTLNDVRLISEKIEDCGNGHGITNIIVSSNTKNITKIISALKENPNILQIMQIEEDIKNYEN; translated from the coding sequence ATGATACAAGCATATGAGATTGCACACTTAATAAAAATAAATGATCTTGAAAAAGCTAGAAATATTTTTAAAAAAACTGTTGAGAATACTTACAAAGATGAATTTGAGGTACAAAACATATTTAAAGCTCTAGAAATAGCAGAACAACTCCACTATGGCCAATACAGAGAAAGTGGAGAACCCTACATTATTCATCCAATAATGGTTGCATTATTTCTTGCTAAATTCCAACTAGATTTTAAAGCAACTATTGCTGGGCTACTGCATGACGTACTTGAAGATACAAATATTGAAAAAGAAGAAATAGTAAAAGAATTTGATGAGGAAATTTTAAGCTTAATCGACGGCGTAACCAAAATTCATGATTTACACAATAAAACAAGAAGCATAAAAGAAGCTAATACTATTTCAAAAATGTTTTTTGCAATGACACATGATATTAGAATAATAATAATAAAACTGGCAGATAAGCTTCATAATATGACAACTCTCTCTTATTTGCCCAAAAACAGACAAGATAGAATTGCAAAAGATTGTCTTTCAACTTATGTTCCAATAGCAGAGCGCCTTGGAATCTCATCTCTTAAAACATATCTTGAAGATCTTTCATTTAAGCATCTTTATCCTAAAGATTATAAAGAGATAAAAAATTTTTTATCTGAAACAAAAATAGAAAGGGAAAAAAAATTATATAAAGGCAAATTATCAATAGAAAAAGAACTTCAAAAAAGTGGGATTGAAGCAGAAATTACAGTAAGATCAAAACATTTTTATTCAATATTTAGAAAAATGCAAACAAGAACAAATAAGCTTACTCAAATTTTTGACACTCTAGGAATAAGAATAATTTGCAAAAAACAAAAAGAATGTTATGAAATATTAGAAATTGTTCACAGAGTATGGAAACCAATCCCAGGAAGACTTAAAGACTATATTGCAAGTCCAAAAGAAAATAAATATCAATCACTACACACCACTGTTAGAATCCCTGAGGATAATCAGCTTATTGAAATACAAATTCGAACAGAAGAAATGGACAGAATTGCTAATTACGGGGTTGCAGCACACTGGATATATAAAGAACAAATTGAACTTAAAACTGATGATCTTTCATTTATAAACCGAATAAAAAAATGGCAACAAGAATCAGCCAATAAGAGTCAATATTCAATGAATGATATACACAAAGAGCTACTAAATACATTCATATATGTTTACACTCCAGAAGGAGAAGTAGTAGAACTTCCTTTTGGATCAAATTCAATTGACTTTGCATACATAATCCACACAGATATTGGAGATCAAGCTCTTTATGCAAAAATAAATGGAAAAATAAGTTCAATCACAAAACCACTTAAAAACGAGCAAATTGTTGAAATATTTACATCAAAAGACTCAAAACCAGATGTAATATGGCTAAACAGTGTAAGAACAAAAAAAGCTCGTTCAAAAATTAGATCGTGGCTTAACAAAAATGACAACACAATTTTTGTAGACAACAATATTATTGCATATCTTGTTGGAGCAAACAAAGAGCAAAGAAAGCTTTTTAGCTTATTTAAATCTTATACCAAAACCAAAATAAAAAGAATCGCAATAGACCCTGAATGTAGTCCAACAACAGGCGAAGATATTATTGGAATAATACATAAAGATGAGATAATAGTGCACAATGAAAATTGTCAAAAACTTAAATCCTATAAACAAAATCAATTGATTGAAGTTGAGTGGGAAGCAACACCAACTAGAAAAGTACATCACATTATTTTGCTTTTAAAAGAATTAAAAGGAATATTTAGTTATCTTGAAAACATATTCACACTCAATGATGTAAGACTTATTAGCGAAAAAATAGAAGACTGTGGAAATGGGCACGGAATAACAAATATAATAGTTTCATCAAATACTAAAAATATAACAAAAATTATTTCTGCTTTAAAAGAAAACCCAAATATCTTACAAATAATGCAAATCGAAGAAGACATTAAAAATTATGAAAATTAA
- the prfA gene encoding peptide chain release factor 1: MFLEKLNSATSKIKSIENKLQDINLIKDQKKYSKIIKEYTHLEKINAKKIEYEKILSQINENKAILEKEEQQEMKELIKQELIDLDKKKEDLEHQIKILLLPQDENDSKNIIIEIRAGTGGEEAALFANNLYSMYIKYSEKKKWKTEIINFNETELGGFKEIIFEIKGKDVFKKLKYESGVHRVQRIPITESNGRLQTSAATVAVLPNIEETEIDINEKDLRIDVYRSSGAGGQHVNTTDSAVRITHLPTGIVVQCQNERSQHKNKDQAMKILRARLYEFEDSKKQEQRSNNRKQQVGSGDRSERIRTYNFPQNRITDHRANITLYKLEEFMQGELDPLLDLLIIELQEQILKNNNT; the protein is encoded by the coding sequence ATGTTTTTAGAAAAATTAAATTCAGCAACTAGCAAGATTAAGTCGATAGAAAATAAATTGCAAGACATAAATTTAATTAAAGATCAAAAAAAATATTCAAAAATAATAAAAGAATATACACATTTAGAAAAAATAAATGCTAAAAAAATTGAATACGAAAAAATACTAAGCCAAATCAATGAAAACAAAGCCATCTTGGAAAAAGAAGAGCAACAAGAAATGAAAGAGCTAATAAAACAAGAACTGATTGATCTAGATAAAAAAAAAGAAGATCTTGAACATCAAATAAAAATACTGCTTTTGCCTCAAGATGAAAATGATAGTAAAAATATAATAATTGAAATTAGGGCTGGAACAGGCGGAGAAGAAGCTGCCCTTTTTGCAAACAATCTTTATAGCATGTATATAAAATATTCAGAGAAAAAAAAATGGAAAACAGAAATTATAAACTTCAATGAAACAGAACTTGGGGGATTTAAAGAAATAATCTTTGAAATTAAAGGAAAAGATGTATTTAAAAAATTAAAATATGAAAGTGGTGTACACAGAGTTCAAAGAATACCTATAACAGAGTCTAATGGAAGACTCCAGACTTCAGCTGCTACTGTAGCAGTACTGCCCAACATTGAAGAAACAGAAATTGATATTAATGAAAAAGATTTAAGAATTGATGTTTACAGATCGTCTGGAGCTGGTGGGCAACACGTTAATACAACTGATTCTGCAGTAAGAATAACGCACCTGCCAACAGGAATTGTTGTACAGTGTCAAAACGAAAGAAGTCAACATAAAAACAAGGATCAAGCAATGAAAATATTAAGAGCAAGGCTTTATGAATTTGAAGACTCAAAAAAACAAGAACAAAGATCAAATAATAGAAAACAACAAGTCGGCTCAGGAGATAGATCTGAAAGAATTAGGACCTATAATTTCCCTCAAAATAGAATAACAGATCATAGAGCAAACATCACTCTTTACAAATTAGAAGAATTTATGCAAGGGGAACTTGATCCGCTTCTTGATCTCTTGATAATAGAGCTTCAAGAACAAATATTAAAAAATAATAATACATAG
- a CDS encoding D-alanine--D-alanine ligase, with the protein MKKNLMLIFGGVSFEHEISCKSAYSIYLALLDLNKYNIYPVYIDKCTGIWYLLDSVSDPPELINTDVLPIVNLLPGIGIFSSNKNLEIDVVFPVVHGRTGEDGAIQGVLKVMDIPCVGAGIIGSAISSNKYFCKLLLQSFNIPLVPFIGFRQYDYLLDKEEVKRNVKEVLGYPVIVKPAVLGSSIGINVAYSENQIESFINEALKYDLTIVIEKFIEAREIECSIIGNEKMKIFSPGEVVVQDFIFYDYDAKYSVIPGNSIVFNIPAHLETNQLLSIKEYAFLVYKNLELRGMARIDFFVEKKSGTIYLNEINTIPGFTDISMFSKMCSHDGLQFKDLVDNLIDYAFQSYINRKKRINFED; encoded by the coding sequence TTGAAAAAAAATCTTATGCTAATATTTGGCGGTGTTTCTTTTGAGCATGAAATTTCTTGCAAATCCGCTTATAGTATTTATTTAGCTCTCTTAGATCTAAATAAATACAATATTTATCCTGTTTATATTGATAAGTGTACCGGTATTTGGTATTTATTGGATTCTGTTTCTGATCCGCCAGAGCTTATTAATACAGATGTTTTGCCTATTGTTAATTTATTGCCAGGTATTGGAATTTTTTCAAGTAATAAAAATCTTGAGATCGATGTTGTTTTTCCCGTTGTTCATGGTAGAACTGGTGAAGATGGTGCTATTCAGGGGGTTTTAAAGGTTATGGACATTCCTTGTGTTGGTGCTGGTATTATAGGGAGTGCTATTTCTAGCAATAAATATTTTTGTAAACTTTTGCTTCAAAGTTTTAATATTCCTTTAGTGCCTTTTATTGGATTTAGACAATATGATTATCTTTTAGATAAAGAAGAGGTAAAAAGAAACGTAAAGGAAGTTTTAGGTTATCCTGTTATTGTTAAGCCCGCAGTATTGGGGTCTTCGATTGGAATAAATGTAGCTTACAGTGAAAATCAGATTGAATCTTTTATTAATGAAGCTTTAAAGTATGATCTTACTATTGTAATAGAGAAATTTATTGAGGCTAGAGAGATTGAATGTTCTATTATTGGTAATGAAAAGATGAAAATATTTTCTCCTGGTGAAGTTGTTGTTCAGGATTTTATATTTTATGATTATGATGCTAAATATTCTGTTATTCCTGGAAATTCTATTGTCTTTAATATTCCTGCTCATCTTGAGACAAATCAGTTGTTAAGTATTAAGGAATATGCCTTTCTTGTTTATAAGAATTTAGAACTCAGAGGTATGGCAAGAATTGATTTTTTTGTTGAAAAAAAATCAGGAACAATTTATCTTAATGAAATAAATACTATTCCTGGATTTACTGATATATCTATGTTTTCTAAAATGTGTAGTCATGATGGTCTTCAGTTTAAAGACTTGGTAGATAATTTAATTGATTATGCTTTTCAAAGCTACATTAATAGAAAAAAAAGAATCAATTTTGAAGATTGA
- the hflC gene encoding protease modulator HflC, with protein sequence MKFIINLLLSAAKIITFTIIVCLAILSIFQPIYILKENEISITTRLGKIQRTENLAGLKYKIPLIENVQIFPKIILRWDGEPQRIPTGGEEKQLIWIDTTARWKIADINKFYTTIKTMSRAYIRIDAAIEPAVRGVVAKYPLLEIIRSSNDPIQRLSNGVLTPQETKINDIYKITKGRKIIEKEIIQIANNNTKDIGIEIVDVLIRKVTYDPSLIESVNNRMISERQQIAEEQRSIGLAEKTEILGSIEKEKLKLLSEARATAAKIKAEGDREAAKIYSNAYSKDIEFYKFWQALESYKAVLKDKRKIFSTDMDFFKYLHKRS encoded by the coding sequence ATGAAATTTATAATAAATCTTTTATTATCTGCTGCAAAAATTATAACCTTTACAATAATAGTTTGCTTGGCTATTTTATCTATTTTTCAACCAATTTACATTTTGAAAGAAAATGAAATTTCAATAACTACCCGACTTGGAAAAATCCAAAGAACTGAAAATTTAGCCGGACTTAAATATAAAATTCCATTAATTGAAAATGTACAAATATTCCCCAAAATAATTCTTAGATGGGATGGGGAACCTCAAAGAATCCCAACAGGGGGAGAAGAAAAGCAATTAATATGGATTGATACAACAGCTAGATGGAAAATTGCAGACATAAATAAATTTTATACAACAATAAAAACAATGAGCAGAGCATACATTAGAATTGATGCAGCAATTGAGCCTGCTGTTAGAGGAGTTGTTGCAAAATACCCCTTGTTAGAAATTATAAGAAGCTCAAACGACCCAATTCAGCGCTTGTCTAATGGAGTACTCACTCCGCAAGAAACAAAAATTAATGATATTTATAAAATAACAAAAGGAAGAAAAATAATCGAAAAAGAAATAATTCAAATCGCAAACAACAATACAAAAGATATTGGAATTGAAATTGTAGACGTATTAATAAGAAAAGTCACTTATGATCCAAGCCTTATTGAATCTGTTAATAATAGAATGATTTCAGAAAGACAACAAATCGCAGAAGAACAAAGAAGCATAGGACTAGCCGAAAAAACAGAAATTCTTGGTAGCATTGAAAAAGAAAAGCTTAAGCTATTAAGCGAAGCAAGAGCCACAGCTGCAAAAATAAAAGCTGAAGGAGACAGGGAAGCTGCAAAAATTTATTCAAATGCATATAGTAAAGATATTGAATTTTACAAATTTTGGCAAGCATTAGAAAGCTATAAGGCAGTATTAAAAGATAAAAGAAAAATTTTCTCAACAGATATGGATTTCTTTAAATATCTTCACAAAAGAAGTTAA
- the prmC gene encoding peptide chain release factor N(5)-glutamine methyltransferase: MNVNEAINYAKNKNLDTIEALLTLELILKTRKELIIANIRKNLTKREKKLFFDKIDKIGKGTPIHYILQKKEFMGIEFSLNKHVLIPRFDTECLAEEALIQIKQNGFKKILDLCCGSGCIGLSIAYYMKQKVILSDISAKALQIAAINTKKLKLEKFVEIIQSNLLKCINGRLDIIITNPPYLNKEELKIKKKIKKEPVKALLGFGKDGLNISRKILNQAKAKLNPNGIIIIELAPWQIKSLKDFAIKKGFSHLKTIYDLEKRARALVLGQKHDTSI; this comes from the coding sequence ATGAATGTAAACGAAGCCATAAATTATGCTAAAAATAAAAATTTAGATACAATAGAGGCATTATTAACGCTTGAATTAATTTTAAAAACCAGAAAAGAATTAATAATTGCGAATATAAGAAAAAACTTAACTAAAAGAGAAAAAAAACTTTTTTTTGATAAAATAGACAAAATAGGAAAAGGAACCCCCATTCACTATATATTACAAAAGAAAGAATTTATGGGTATTGAATTTAGCCTAAACAAGCATGTATTAATCCCAAGATTTGACACAGAATGCTTGGCAGAAGAAGCCTTAATTCAAATTAAGCAAAATGGCTTTAAAAAAATATTAGACTTATGCTGCGGCAGCGGATGCATAGGGCTTTCGATTGCCTATTACATGAAGCAAAAAGTAATACTCTCAGATATTTCAGCAAAAGCTTTACAAATAGCTGCAATAAATACAAAAAAGCTCAAACTTGAAAAATTTGTAGAAATAATTCAATCTAATTTGTTAAAATGTATAAACGGAAGGCTTGATATAATTATTACAAATCCTCCTTATTTAAACAAAGAAGAATTAAAAATAAAAAAGAAAATAAAAAAAGAACCCGTAAAAGCTCTTTTAGGGTTTGGAAAAGATGGGCTTAATATTTCTAGAAAAATATTAAACCAGGCAAAAGCAAAACTTAACCCGAATGGAATCATAATAATAGAACTAGCTCCTTGGCAAATAAAAAGTTTGAAAGATTTTGCAATCAAAAAGGGATTTTCACATTTAAAAACAATTTATGACCTTGAAAAAAGAGCAAGAGCGCTGGTATTGGGACAAAAGCATGATACAAGCATATGA
- a CDS encoding hemolysin family protein has translation MLELIVILLFIILSAIFSASETAYTSLSMLQIQDIRKKGKSGISVYNLVQSPSKLITTILIGNNISNIAASALTTKFVLEKYGNSALAISTGLITIIVLIFAEILPKQIAILNNEIIALSTSFFLKPLIFIFTPLIYIINKIIKKILNLFKINTSYKMTKESIKNMLSLAGNLGILKNDSRIFMQKMLDIDQVRASEIMTHRTEVFSLSSSSKLKNVIKLIKEEGYSRIPIYKRQNREQIIGILIAKDLIEVNKKDMNKSISQFIKPAVFVQQNKRIKDILDIMRKKQKLMAIVIDEYGGFSGILTIEDIVEKIFGAISDEYDIKEEKPLITQINDNTYSILGETTFDEIEEIIGISIKHKEYTNTIGGYLIDLLDKIPTKNENVKTTDGEYFIKEIQNNKIETITFIKSKK, from the coding sequence ATGTTAGAATTAATCGTGATATTACTATTTATAATATTATCTGCTATTTTCTCAGCATCTGAAACAGCCTACACTTCCCTAAGCATGCTTCAGATACAAGACATAAGAAAAAAAGGAAAATCGGGAATATCCGTTTACAACTTGGTTCAATCCCCTTCAAAATTAATCACTACAATTCTTATTGGAAATAATATATCAAATATTGCAGCAAGTGCACTCACAACAAAATTTGTACTTGAAAAATACGGAAACAGCGCACTTGCAATCTCAACAGGCCTAATAACAATAATTGTTCTAATTTTTGCAGAAATACTTCCAAAACAAATTGCAATTCTAAATAATGAAATTATTGCCTTATCCACTTCATTTTTTTTAAAGCCATTAATTTTTATATTTACCCCGCTAATATATATAATAAATAAAATAATAAAAAAAATATTAAATCTTTTTAAAATTAATACAAGCTATAAAATGACCAAAGAAAGCATAAAAAACATGCTCTCCTTAGCGGGAAATTTAGGAATTTTAAAAAATGATTCTAGAATATTTATGCAAAAAATGTTAGACATAGATCAAGTAAGAGCTTCTGAGATAATGACCCACAGAACAGAAGTTTTTTCACTCTCAAGCTCATCAAAACTAAAAAATGTAATTAAATTGATCAAAGAAGAAGGATATTCTAGAATTCCTATATACAAAAGACAAAACAGAGAACAGATAATTGGGATTTTAATAGCTAAAGACCTCATAGAAGTCAATAAAAAAGATATGAATAAAAGCATTTCTCAATTTATTAAACCAGCTGTATTTGTACAGCAAAACAAAAGAATAAAAGACATACTAGATATTATGAGGAAAAAGCAAAAATTAATGGCAATTGTAATTGACGAGTACGGTGGTTTTTCGGGAATACTTACAATAGAAGACATAGTAGAAAAAATTTTTGGAGCAATATCTGACGAATATGACATTAAAGAAGAAAAGCCTCTTATTACCCAAATAAACGACAATACTTACTCAATACTTGGAGAAACTACCTTTGATGAGATTGAAGAGATAATTGGAATATCTATTAAACACAAAGAATATACAAATACAATTGGGGGATACTTAATAGATCTACTTGACAAAATACCAACAAAAAACGAAAACGTAAAAACAACTGATGGAGAATATTTTATTAAGGAAATACAGAATAATAAAATCGAAACAATCACTTTTATCAAATCAAAAAAGTAG
- the hflK gene encoding FtsH protease activity modulator HflK, with product MFDVKQIFNKTYEYLIIIITLILISIILIANIFIVGPSEEAIVLRLGKLNRTLDSGIHVKIPLIEEKFIVPVKIVQEIKFGFILSPNDIRENNNANDEGMIITGDLNIINIEWLVQYKIRDPYSYKFKVEDPETTIKDIAKSSMNRLIGDNTIFEIINDNRVGVTEDVKSSMNEIIDNYNLGIDIVQVQIRNALPPKGKVYEAFEDVNIAIQDKNKYINEGKKEFNQIVPKIKGEALKVIEEARGYKESRINNALADTEIFNAILDAYLKNPDITKERLYNETMKEILENKDNIELIDKNLKNFLPFKEVK from the coding sequence ATGTTTGACGTAAAACAAATTTTTAATAAAACTTATGAATATTTAATAATTATTATTACTTTAATACTAATATCAATAATACTTATCGCAAACATATTTATAGTCGGACCATCGGAAGAAGCAATTGTGCTTCGTCTTGGCAAGCTTAACAGAACTCTTGATTCAGGAATACATGTAAAGATTCCATTAATTGAAGAAAAATTTATAGTGCCTGTAAAAATAGTCCAGGAAATCAAATTTGGATTTATACTATCTCCAAACGACATTAGAGAAAATAATAATGCAAACGATGAGGGCATGATCATCACTGGAGATTTAAATATCATAAATATTGAATGGTTAGTGCAATATAAAATAAGAGATCCCTACTCATACAAATTTAAAGTAGAAGATCCTGAGACAACAATCAAAGATATTGCAAAATCATCAATGAATAGATTAATCGGAGATAATACTATCTTTGAAATAATAAATGACAACAGAGTGGGAGTGACAGAAGATGTGAAATCTTCTATGAATGAAATAATAGATAATTACAATTTAGGAATTGATATAGTGCAAGTACAAATTAGAAATGCCCTCCCCCCAAAAGGAAAAGTTTACGAAGCTTTTGAAGATGTAAACATTGCCATCCAAGACAAAAACAAATACATAAACGAAGGGAAAAAAGAATTTAATCAAATAGTTCCTAAAATCAAAGGTGAAGCATTAAAGGTTATTGAAGAAGCTAGAGGATACAAAGAAAGCAGAATAAACAATGCATTAGCAGACACAGAAATTTTTAATGCCATACTAGACGCTTACTTAAAAAATCCCGATATTACAAAAGAAAGGCTTTACAATGAAACCATGAAAGAAATACTTGAAAACAAAGATAATATTGAATTAATTGACAAAAACTTAAAAAATTTTCTACCATTTAAAGAGGTAAAATAA
- a CDS encoding UDP-N-acetylmuramoyl-L-alanyl-D-glutamate--2,6-diaminopimelate ligase: protein MNKKLNDVLLKLDQGLIKYVRGSLDSEISGVTYSSKLVSPGFVFFALPGIHFDGHDFIEIAIQKGSNVIVCSRDVDFYSPNVTYIKVDNFNIRKFMSNFSNIFYDEPSKKLKVIGVTGTDGKSSVCYYIYLLLKKRSVKVGFISTVFFDDGSGNLIKNPYRQSTPESTEIHSFLSNMVKNGAQYAILESTSHGLDLETARLIDVNYFAAVFTNIGHEHLEFHGTIQNYLNVKLGLFSSVSDDAGFGVINLDDFYSSNFRNAIKKSFTYSLKNSKADFFVSFIDEGADSTKFEFYHKGVKYFANVSLLGSFNVENVMAALILVSQILNSDIQDIVDKLDCIKSLDGRMESINLGQSFSVIVDYAHTPGAFSKLFPIFKRFTTNRLISVFGSAGERDVAKRFLQGQISDIYSDLIILCDEDPRGENSMDIIKDISKGIVNKFINQDLFLIPDRRQAVEKAISLAKAGDLVVILGKGHECSIIYKNREVFWNEKEVVKNAILSLEKSKEK, encoded by the coding sequence ATGAATAAAAAACTTAATGACGTTTTATTAAAATTGGATCAAGGTTTAATAAAATATGTAAGAGGTTCTCTTGATTCAGAAATATCAGGAGTTACTTACAGTTCTAAATTAGTTTCGCCTGGTTTTGTGTTTTTTGCTCTTCCAGGAATTCATTTTGATGGGCATGATTTTATTGAAATTGCAATTCAAAAGGGTAGCAATGTTATTGTATGCTCACGAGATGTTGATTTTTATAGTCCTAATGTTACTTATATTAAGGTGGATAATTTTAATATAAGAAAATTTATGTCTAATTTTTCAAATATTTTTTATGATGAGCCTTCTAAAAAATTAAAAGTTATTGGAGTCACTGGTACTGACGGGAAAAGTTCTGTTTGTTACTATATATATCTGCTTTTAAAAAAAAGGAGTGTTAAAGTTGGTTTCATATCGACAGTATTTTTTGATGATGGAAGCGGGAATTTAATTAAAAACCCTTACAGACAATCAACCCCTGAGTCTACAGAAATTCATTCATTTTTAAGCAATATGGTTAAAAATGGGGCTCAATATGCAATTCTTGAATCTACTTCTCATGGGCTTGACCTTGAAACAGCAAGGCTTATTGATGTTAATTATTTTGCAGCTGTTTTTACCAATATTGGACATGAGCATCTTGAATTTCATGGCACAATTCAAAATTATTTAAATGTAAAGCTAGGTCTTTTTAGCTCTGTTAGTGACGATGCTGGCTTTGGTGTTATTAATCTTGACGACTTTTATTCTTCTAACTTTAGGAATGCTATTAAAAAATCTTTTACTTATAGTTTAAAAAATAGTAAAGCAGATTTTTTTGTCAGTTTTATTGATGAGGGCGCAGATTCTACCAAATTTGAATTTTATCACAAGGGGGTTAAATATTTTGCTAATGTTAGCTTGCTTGGGAGTTTTAATGTTGAGAATGTAATGGCTGCTCTTATTTTGGTTTCTCAAATTTTAAATAGCGATATTCAAGACATTGTTGATAAACTTGATTGCATTAAAAGTCTTGATGGACGTATGGAGAGTATTAATTTAGGACAAAGTTTTTCTGTAATAGTTGATTATGCTCATACTCCCGGTGCTTTTTCTAAACTTTTCCCTATTTTTAAAAGATTTACTACAAATAGATTAATTTCTGTTTTTGGCTCTGCTGGAGAAAGAGATGTTGCAAAAAGATTTTTGCAAGGACAAATTTCAGATATTTATTCTGATTTAATAATACTTTGTGATGAGGATCCAAGAGGTGAGAATAGTATGGACATAATTAAAGATATTTCAAAAGGAATTGTGAATAAATTTATAAACCAGGATTTATTTCTTATTCCCGATAGAAGGCAGGCTGTTGAAAAGGCAATAAGCCTTGCAAAGGCAGGAGATTTGGTTGTAATTTTAGGCAAAGGTCATGAATGCTCAATAATTTATAAAAATAGAGAAGTTTTTTGGAATGAGAAAGAGGTAGTTAAAAACGCTATTTTAAGCTTAGAAAAATCAAAGGAGAAGTAA